The following proteins come from a genomic window of Sesamum indicum cultivar Zhongzhi No. 13 linkage group LG10, S_indicum_v1.0, whole genome shotgun sequence:
- the LOC105172291 gene encoding DNA-directed RNA polymerases II and V subunit 8A — MADFHFDEIIKVLKIDSQVVYDKVSRINAASEDGDSILELDVHTELYPMLPGEKYRMLISTTLNVDGSAVAEYFPEGKQKSLADKFEYIMHGLLYKMSEAKEKMDGGDDVKVEAYISFGGLQMLLKSDPLKMHKFRIDQRLFLLLRKI, encoded by the exons ATGGCGGATTTTCACTTTGATGAGATAATCAAGGTGCTCAAGATCGATAGCCAAGTAGTGTACGACAAAG TTTCACGAATAAATGCCGCAAGCGAAGACGGTGATTCCATTTTGGAATTAGATGTGCACACCGAGCTATATCCTATGCTTCCTGGTGAAAAATATAGGATGTTGATTTCCACAACTCTGAATGTGGATGGTTCAGCTGTAGCTGAGTACTTCCCTGAG GGAAAACAGAAATCACTTGCAGACAAGTTTGAGTATATTATGCATGGGCTTCTGTATAAGATGTCAGAAGCTAAAGAAAAGATGGACGGTGGAGATGATGTTAAAGT GGAGGCATACATTTCATTTGGAGGCCTTCAGATGTTGCTAAAAAGTGATCCTCTAAAGATGCATAAGTTTAGGATTGATCAAAGGTTGTTTCTTCTCTTAAGGAAGATTTGA